In a genomic window of Venatoribacter cucullus:
- a CDS encoding DNA replication terminus site-binding protein: protein MIRELHEAFARLADELSQLQLELLRQRPAHWLPLSAQEQLISDSLTVLTGLITDLWYEDGQDGRETRSRHGLVMITADIAEHVRRINQCKDAFKQAVLKARAELSEVEWREEYGRLGQPDGLRESLHFAGLSRVHLRQCYRHLPLLEHRPVKVGFSWYVNGRSIRKLSVAQAEQALLALGEDKPHIQVQLQKLHQLAAHTPLAQIQTLAPVVRANMVFADDAPQPRKAMNVPLPLFIVDTGAGLPAFNEIDLLPPPGRTRRERSDQKIASEVFLPSLRIHLYR, encoded by the coding sequence ATGATCCGCGAACTGCACGAGGCGTTTGCCCGCCTTGCCGATGAACTTTCGCAGCTGCAACTGGAGCTGCTGCGTCAGCGGCCAGCGCATTGGCTGCCGCTGAGTGCGCAGGAACAGCTGATCAGCGACAGCCTGACCGTGCTTACCGGGTTAATTACCGACCTCTGGTATGAAGATGGCCAGGACGGCCGCGAAACCCGCAGCCGTCATGGACTGGTGATGATTACTGCCGACATTGCCGAACATGTCCGGCGCATCAACCAGTGCAAAGATGCCTTTAAACAGGCGGTACTGAAAGCCCGTGCGGAACTCAGCGAGGTGGAATGGCGGGAAGAATACGGCCGCCTCGGTCAGCCCGATGGCCTGCGCGAATCACTGCATTTTGCCGGTTTAAGCCGGGTGCATCTGCGCCAGTGCTACCGTCATTTGCCGCTACTGGAACACCGGCCGGTAAAAGTCGGCTTCAGTTGGTATGTGAACGGCCGCAGCATCCGCAAGCTCAGTGTGGCGCAGGCCGAACAGGCGCTGCTGGCGCTGGGCGAAGACAAACCCCATATTCAGGTGCAATTACAGAAACTGCACCAGTTGGCGGCTCATACCCCTCTGGCACAGATTCAGACGCTGGCACCGGTGGTGCGCGCCAATATGGTATTTGCTGACGACGCACCGCAACCACGCAAAGCCATGAACGTGCCACTGCCACTGTTTATTGTCGACACCGGCGCCGGTCTGCCAGCCTTTAATGAAATTGATTTACTGCCGCCACCGGGCCGTACCCGCCGTGAGCGCAGCGACCAGAAAATCGCCAGCGAGGTGTTTCTGCCCAGTCTGCGTATTCATCTGTACCGGTAA
- a CDS encoding TerB family tellurite resistance protein, protein MIARLLQLFAQPAARPDRHTLDLACAALLTEIMRADHQLNAQEQASLQQTLRSLFHLNEQETAELMQEALQHSHGASDLFQFTDVINRHWQAEEKFRLLQGLWQVAYSDAHLDHYEEHMIRRISDLLHIPHSEFIRAKLSVKNPDQQP, encoded by the coding sequence GTGATCGCCCGTCTGCTGCAGCTCTTTGCGCAACCGGCGGCCCGGCCGGACCGCCATACACTGGACCTCGCCTGCGCCGCCCTGCTGACGGAAATTATGCGTGCCGACCACCAGCTGAACGCGCAGGAGCAAGCCAGCCTCCAGCAGACATTACGCAGCCTGTTTCATCTGAACGAACAGGAAACCGCCGAGCTGATGCAGGAAGCCCTGCAGCACAGTCATGGCGCCAGTGATTTATTCCAGTTTACCGACGTCATCAACCGCCACTGGCAGGCTGAGGAGAAATTCCGCCTGCTACAGGGCTTATGGCAGGTGGCATACAGTGATGCCCATCTGGACCATTACGAAGAACACATGATCCGCCGTATCAGTGACCTGCTGCATATTCCGCACAGCGAATTTATCCGCGCCAAATTAAGTGTAAAAAATCCGGACCAGCAGCCATGA
- the tal gene encoding transaldolase: protein MNKLDALRSMTVVVADTGDLEAIRRLRPQDATTNPSLILKAAQLPAYQPLLQQAVHWAQQAGNSDSLVDNAADKLAVSIGCEILQVIPGLISTEVDARLSYNTEATLAKARKLIALYEAEGIQRDRILIKIASTWEGIQAARQLEQEGIHCNLTLLFNFTQAVACAEAGATLISPFVGRILDWHKAQQPSADFSGDNDPGVQSVSQIYQHYKTHDYQTVVMGASFRNRGEIEALAGCDKLTISPELLAELESTAGELPRRLQPHSSSAIERFSVNEQRFRWDMNEDAMATEKLADGIRRFAADQRLLEQRLQALL, encoded by the coding sequence ATGAACAAACTGGATGCCTTACGCTCCATGACGGTGGTGGTTGCCGATACCGGCGACCTGGAAGCCATCCGCCGCCTGCGCCCGCAGGATGCCACCACCAACCCCTCATTAATTCTGAAAGCCGCTCAGCTGCCCGCTTATCAGCCGCTGTTGCAGCAGGCCGTGCACTGGGCGCAACAGGCCGGTAACAGCGACAGCCTGGTGGATAACGCGGCCGATAAACTGGCGGTAAGCATCGGCTGCGAAATTCTGCAGGTGATTCCAGGCCTGATTTCCACCGAAGTGGATGCCCGCCTGTCTTACAACACCGAAGCAACCCTGGCCAAAGCGCGCAAACTGATCGCCCTGTACGAGGCCGAAGGCATCCAGCGTGACCGCATTCTGATTAAAATCGCCTCCACCTGGGAAGGCATTCAGGCTGCCCGTCAGCTGGAGCAGGAAGGCATTCATTGCAACCTGACCCTGCTGTTCAACTTCACCCAGGCAGTGGCCTGCGCCGAAGCCGGTGCCACCCTGATTTCGCCCTTTGTTGGCCGTATTCTTGACTGGCATAAAGCCCAGCAACCCTCAGCAGACTTCAGCGGCGACAATGATCCGGGTGTACAGTCGGTCAGCCAGATTTACCAGCACTACAAAACCCATGATTATCAGACCGTGGTGATGGGCGCCAGCTTCCGTAACCGTGGTGAAATTGAAGCACTGGCCGGCTGCGATAAGCTGACCATCAGCCCGGAATTACTGGCTGAGCTGGAAAGCACCGCCGGTGAACTGCCGCGCCGACTGCAGCCACACAGCAGCAGCGCCATTGAGCGCTTCAGTGTGAACGAACAACGCTTCCGCTGGGATATGAATGAAGATGCCATGGCCACCGAAAAACTGGCCGATGGCATCCGCCGCTTTGCCGCCGACCAGCGCCTGCTGGAACAGCGCCTGCAGGCCTTGCTGTGA